Proteins co-encoded in one Cynocephalus volans isolate mCynVol1 chromosome 11, mCynVol1.pri, whole genome shotgun sequence genomic window:
- the IL24 gene encoding interleukin-24, producing the protein MGSRMQMATLPCLALILLLWSQVPGVQGQEFRFGPCRVEGVVLQDLWEAFWTVKDTVQAQDNIISVRLLRREVLQNVSDAESCYLIRALLKFYLNTVFKNYHSKTVEVRMLKSLSTLANNFMVIVSKLQPSQENEMFSTSENAHRRFLLFQGAFKQLDIEAALTKAFGEVDILLTWMEKFYQL; encoded by the exons ATGGGCTCTCGAATGCAGATGGCTACCCTCCCCTGCCTTGCTCTGATCCTGCTTCTCTGGAGCCAGGTGCCAGGGGTGCAGGGCCAAGAATTCCGATTTGGGCCCTGCCGAGTGGAGGGGGTAGTCCTCCAGGACCTGTGGGAGGCCTTCTGGACCGTGAAGGACACTGTG CAAGCTCAGGATAACATCATAAGTGTCCGGTTGCTGCGGCGGGAGGTTCTGCAGAACGTCTCG GATGCTGAGAGCTGTTACCTCATCCGTGCCCTGCTGAAGTTCTACTTGAATACCGTTTTCAAAAACTACCACAGTAAAACAGTTGAAGTCAGGATGCTGAAGTCACTCTCTACTCTGGCCAACAACTTTATGGTCATCGTGTCAAAACTGCAACCCAGT CAGGAAAATGAGATGTTTTCCACCAGTGAGAATGCGCACAGGCGGTTTCTGCTGTTTCAGGGAGCATTTAAACAG CTGGACATAGAAGCAGCTCTGACCAAAGCCTTTGGGGAAGTGGACATTCTCTTGACCTGGATGGAGAAATTCTACCAGCTCTGA